TACATCCTCCAGGAAACAACGTTACACACCATcgggaagaaaagaaacaaagagctaaaacaggggaaaagtacactagaagtgtcataacttatgtacggcgtttacttgagtgccataactttcaaaacgttcagttaaatgccataactttcaaaaatcgttcagttaaatgccataactttcaaaaatcgttcacttgaatgctacgtcggagcaaaatcgttcacttgagtgctacagtaacatTTCCGGCGTGACACGTCGGTTTTCTAaagtctacaataacttttccgcgcgtgttacaataacttttccgacctctacagtaacttttcgggctgtcacgttagcttttccggctaccacgtcaacatagcactcaagtgagatttttaaaagttatgacacttacgtgaacgttttgaaagttatagtactcaagtggacgccgtacaaaagttatggcacttctagtatacttttcccgctAAAAAAGTTATCATTCTTCTCATtgcgaagcaaaaagaaatGCGCCGACGATAGTGGTATCCTCATGCAGCCATCTTAACTTAGTCAACATCTTTCTCCTTTCCAACATCAAATGCTGACCTAGACGAAGGAAAGCTATAAAGACGTGCCTAATGGTCGACTTATGAGATTAACGCCCATTTCTTCAGAGAAGTTATTGCATGATCTGTAAACCCTATAGTACGTTTTTCATTTTCCGACAGCAAATTCCACTTGTTTAGCTCTTCCACGACATGATACCAAACATTCTTACCATGTCCTAATTCCCAACTCCAACAATAGGTGTTCTTTGAGGTTTTTTGCTTTGAGAATTCTCTTCATGAATAGCAAACACCTCAGTGGTGCTAAGCGAACGAGCAAAGAAGATGAATGGCAACAAAATACACGCCATTTCTAAACACAACCACAGTGTTAAAAATAGTCAGATTCCTCAAATAGGTACTACATTCAGATGTGTCGAAGAGAACTTCTCCCTTTGCAATAGAAATGGCAGAAAGCACCCATTGAGCACAAAGGCCTAGTCAAGCTCATAAGAGGCGAGAGGTCCATCTAATACCCCCATACTTGCCTCACTTTAAGAGCAATCAAGACATAAAAAACCAACCTTTATCACTTGTTTCCATTCTCTTCATCTCCCTCGCTGTAggattcttcatcttcactgcTCTCTTCACTGTAATCGTACCCCTCAACGTCATTGCCTTCTTTGTCAATAAGGAAGCCTCTTGTCTGCTGCCCGATTAGTTGCTCCTGGATTCGGTCCCTAATCTTCGTACCCTGATAATCACAAAGAAGAACCCATCACGATAGATAGATATTCTACCaatagttgaaaaaaaaaggcatctaTACGGGAAAGCTAGTTCAGTCAAAAGACTGAGAAAGAGAAGTTCACCAACCATTTTGTGACAACGTTCTTCGAACATCTCTAGAAAACCAGCTATGAGCCGATCAGCATTCTCTACCCATAAGTTACGATGCATGCCAGCAGTTTTTGCCACAGTTTGGATCTGGATATtatgaacatgaacatgaacatgGAAAATACAGTCGACTGTGGTAAGTCATAGAAGTCATACGAATACTAGCAGTTATGCACTGAAATTGCATATCAGCACACAAATGGAGCTTATTTGAGCATTTTACATATAAACTGGACATTACCAAATCGTCACTCACCTATCATTCGCAATTTGTCACATGGGAAAGTCACCTGGTGCTCACCCATGGGCATAAGTCATTCACAACAAAATATTTTGCACCACTCCAGGATAGTTCCTTTTTGGTATGTGCCATTCAAGCCATACGTCTTCACATCAATATACAGCAAACCTTCCTTTGCTTTCTATTGCGAAAATTGTTACACAACATCGTCATCTAATACCTGAATAATAGCTTGAGGCAAAAAAGGCAAAGACACTGTTTCCTTGAGAGCTACTCATACGGCCCATTTCACTAGTGAATGAGAGCAAAATGGGAATGTATGGTCTGTGAAAGTATCAACTGGCAGAACGCCAAAGTTGATATCAAATACTAAACCAGCCTTCTTAATAAAGCATTTGATGCTCAAATTACTTCTTTCAATTACATTGACTGAATTGTAGTCATTAACAAATATTTAGAAATCAACTATTTATGAGCCAAAAGATCACAAACTCATCAAATAGTTATGCATATACCTTCTCTCCCACTTTTTCCCGCTGTCTCTTCACTTTCTCACGCAACCTCTCTATGCCCATGTTCACTCTGAGTCGCTTTTCCTGGTACAGGGCAGTGAGCACACACCATTAATGGAACATCTACCCCAGATTGTGAACAGCATGGATAAAACCTACATGTGAGCATCAAGATGACAAAGACATGCCTTCACATAGCTAACACCTAGATCCTTTCTGCTGTATCCCCGCGCAAGGTTTCGCATCACATACTTGTTGTAATCTTTGATAATCCTCATGATAATATCTGATGTGGAAATTCCAGCCGTCCTCTTTGTTTCCTTGAATTTTCCTATGGACTTAACCTGAACACAAAGATCGTACAACATAGAATGAGACAGGCATTCAAGATAAACCATAACAAACATATCAACATATTTAGCAGCACAGaaattttcccaagaaaaatGCACAGGAATATAAGAAAATTCAAGCTAGCACAGGGTGCTGGAGAAAAGAACTTATGCGCAGTCAAGTAGACCACAAATTGATGAAGACACAGGAATTAGGACTAAGATGCGCCATCTAAATGGAAAAGAGGGTGCGAAGCCTTATTAGTTACACTTTGATGATACTTATCCTATTCTTAGCAAGTCAGGAAAATAGAACTAGAATCTGGATGATCCAGAAGTTTTGACCCTCTCCAGTGAAACTGAGCCAATCAGCAGAACGGAAAAGTGAGTCAATATACCAAGTTTCCATCAATACGTGTGTTGCAGCAAAACTGAGAAACATAGATCACTATTGAATTAACTTACATATTCGTAGACATCTTTCCCAGCACCACTTGCATCAGCATAACTACAATTTAAGATGAAGAGGGAGCAATTAGAACTCCCAAGTCTTGAAACACAAAACTATGGCATCAATATGGCCAAGTCATGCTTGCATATTCCATCTTTAAGTTGTTCTCATTGTACCATCAAAActacaacaaaataaaatttataccCAAGCCATTTAATTTCTACGGAAGGAGCGATAGCATAGGCCACACACCTCAAAATAGAAGTTCACCATAATGCACAGTGGACAAGCAATAGTAGGTTCCCATTCTAAACCACACTAACTCTGATACTAATACTGAGTTTGAATGATTAAGAGAGCAGCTATTTCGCTCCATCCAAGCATGAAATAATTGCATATTTATGTTTTAAACCTTCAAATATTAAAGCAAGATGATTTTGCAAAATTAAATCAATCAAGGAATGTATGTCCTTGAAACTCGTGAAAGCCAAACTGGTGCTTGTTTATATTGAATAATAAATGGCTCGCAAAGGGGTTGCAGGCTGCCATGAAGGTGGACACTGCTGTTCTTGCGACAAGAATGCTATGTTAGTTCAAGGCCAGAGTATGGCAGGTTATGCTATTGGAGGTGTCTGCTAACTTTATCTAATATTTGAAACATCTAAATCTTATAGGAATGGTTGTCCAAACCTCATGTTAAGCTAAGTTAGAATGACGTATACCTAACCGAATATTGTGTAATAGATAGCAAGATGAATGAATGACTAAGCAAAAGAGACACTCATCTGAAATTTGTCtatattattgaaattgatgctAAAAGTTTCTTCGTGGATATGAGATTAACGCCATAAAGGATCCTTAGATAATTATAGGATTGGCTGCTTCACCACTTCGATCTTATAGCATGATTCTGAGATTGAGGCATCCATTAAGTAGTACATGACTTCACATGGAGCAACTCAGAAATCACATTTGACTGATTCAAGGTACAAAAAAGCCTATTCATCTTTGGGAAAAAACACAAATGATTGTTAGGGAAGTTAAAATTGATATTCCTAGGCGTCTAAGATAATCAAGAATTCACGGAATCAGAActtaatcattaaaaattggATCTACAAAAATTCTGCAATAACTAGATTCAGATGGCATATTCAATTATTGACAGAAAACTTAGCAGAGAAAATCTTAGCAGGAAATGCACAACCATTACTAATAAGGATAACATGCCTCTACATTGATGGGGGAGTCCCATTAGAGGGGGAAAGAAGTGAACGACTAGAGAAAAGCAAGAATTGAACATTTCACGTTTGCGAGATTCGTCTGGACGAGTTTCAAGCAATCAACAACATTTACTTGGGCGAATTAACCTTACGGAAGAGAGTCGTGGGCAACATAGTCGATTTGGTGCTTGTCCAGGAACTCTGGTGTGATCACCCATGGAGCATCGGGAATGACTTCATCTACCCACCTgcatgaaaattggaaaaaaaaaaagtgccgcCTGAGAAACAACAGGAACAAATGCTTCTAAGAACAAGGGTAAAGAGCCGGAACTTATTACTCGCTAGAATTAAATGTGTTAATGAGAATCGGAATGCTACAATTCCAAGCTAGATAGAAAAATAAACCATCCATACTTAGTCCCTTCTTCCCCCACGGGGCAAGCAATGACAAAAGCACGGACGAACAGGACGAAGTAACTAAGATGTCAACTTGCTACACTTGGCAGAGGCGAAAACAGAGGCAGTAAGCCTACTTGCAGTGGCGGAGAGATTCGTAGCGCTCCTGTTCATTCATGACGGTCTTTCCCTTATACTTGTGCGTGAGCTCATCATTACAGCAGCCAACGAGCAGGTAAGTATTAGGAAACCTACAGGAACATACAATTGAGGGAAGAACTCATGAACTGGGAAGACATTTGCAGAGCACCCAGAAGCATAAGAGCACAAGACCACAAGACGGCAAGTTAAAACAGATGGATGGGTCCCGGTAGTCTAGGACATTGAACTTCTTCCATGCCAAGTGCACCCAATTACACTCCATACTCACAACATCAACTGTGATCTGATGACCCATCCAAAATGAACCTACAAGACTACGACAAACTAGCCAAGAAGCGGATCATTTGCAGAGACGATGAACAAGCTCATGGGGGGACATTACGGCACATGGGTACGAGCTAACGGAAATGTGCGTCAGGAACGCGCGAGTATGTGCGCACGCAGAACAGAAGCACGCAAAGAGGGAGATGAAAATACAGCTTCTTGGCCTGCTCGAGGGAACGGGCGTGACCATAGTGGAAGAGATCGTAGATCCCGTCAGCGTAAACCCGAACGGGACGGTCCTCTGTAGCGTTGCTCTGCCGctgctcctcctcttcttctcttcccatGGCCTTCACCCTTCCTCCTGctgcttctctcttctttcttcttcggcaAAGCAACGTCGCACCCAGCCTCTCGCTCTAGCTCGTTCCCGATCGACGCGAAGGAAATGGAATATTCCTCTGTACGTACGGTACTGCGTCGATTGACCGCTTGACTCAGCTCACGCTTTATGAAATTGGCCGTCCGATTCAAAACCAAAAAAGATCTCGTCCGTCCAAGCAATCTTAAAGCATTCACTGACTGATAATTTACTAACATCCAAGATTCATTACCGATCGTGGAATTGTAATTTTTACAATcggttgaaaaaaaattatgacagccaaggaaatcattttaaaaTAAGTTTTCGTTAATTTATGAACTTAAAAATCGATGTTATGATCTCTTAGCTAAACTTATTAAGAACGATTAATATGTTTAATGATACATTTAGGTTTCTTattatttctcaaataaagTTACGGTTATTAAGACCTACGAGAGAATCTGAGGTAATTGATCGTGGATAAAGATACATTACATGGACTTAAAGGTAACTTAAGATTATcaagatcaaacaattctaTCGCTCACATAATTTGAGGTTAGCTACTACGGCATTGATTAGTTACCGAGTGATGATATTCTTAGTTCACCAACCATATAGCTAAGTCACTTTTGGAACATAGAAATTACTGGCATTGAAGATATAATTATGAACCACATGAGATATGAATTATCACCTCTTGAACTTATTTTGTTCTTATTTAGACATAGTTGCTAGGGGTATGAACCGTAAAaatcggatcggaccggaccggatggAATCTGTCGGCGTTCAGCAATTCCCGATTTGGAACCGAGAATAATCAGTTTGGTTCCTAGTTTTACTTGCGAAACCGAACCCTCGCATCAGACTAATATgtcttttctttaaatttttttttctttcaaagaacaaagaaaagaaaattgttatctcaatttcatgaacaTAGCCACGTAGGAACCAGCCTGCCGATCCGATTCTTGATCCTATGATGGACCGGACCAACCTACCTGAGAACCGATCATTCTTAATAGTTGAACAGCAAACATCTTTGATTTTCTCAAAACATGGCTCAATCAAAAGAATGTATGCGAAGTCAAGAATGGAATTGCAGATCGATCACAGAACATGCCTCGATCAAAGGCAGTTGGATCCCAAGAGGACCCGACCGTTACTCAGCCGCCTGATCATCGCGCGGCGGAGGAGGACCGCAAGTCCGAGGCCGATCGTACGCTTCCTTCCTGGGCCTCGCGAGCTCCACGTAAACCATCCTGCCGTCGAGTTTCTGCAGCGAAAGAGATTCAGATGATGGGCAATGGATCGAAAGAGAGCGGAGGGAAAGAGAATGGGGGGGGTGGGCTGAGGCACCTTACGGTCCATGTTCTCCAGAGCAAGCACCGCATCGTCTTGGCAGGTGTACTGAATGAAAGCGTACCCTTTCGACCGTTTGGTCGCTTCATCCTTGGCGACTTCGACTGGGACCAAGGAATCAATCAGAGAACCACCAACAGACATTCCACGCAAATCCAATTTGGAACCGGAGCTTACCTTGGGCGACGTGTCCGAAAGTAGAGAACTCCTCGAGCAATCTACCTTCGTTCAGAGAATAGGGTATATCTGGCGAAAGGAACAGAACCCAGGACCAGATAATTCAATAAGTATGCTCGATCTCCGATCAAATTCTATCCTTTGTAATCTTCTGCTGCCTCAAGAGAAAGACGATGGGGGGGGGATGGGGAGACATCCACTTACTCCGAACGATGATTCGGCTGGCGAGGGGGTAGTCGAAGAAGGAGGACCTCACTCTCAGCTCGTTCCACTTTCTTCTGAATTTGTCCGAGTTGGTGGTGCCATGGGAGGAACAGGAGAGCGACGGGGGAAGGGGGATTTGGGTCGGCGCTGCCCACATAACTCACGAGAGAAAATGGAAGCCGCCGCACTTTGGAGCTGCCGcagttgcagagagagagagagagagagatatggggAGGTCTGTACTGTCTGTCGGTCTAGAGGGGATAAGCTCAACTCCAATTCTCCAAGTATTACTGGGCTTAAGGGTTAAGCAGAGGCCCGCCCAAATTACAATCTTCCCACCCCACCACAACATCCAAggaaagttacaaaaaaaaattctcaaggcCTGTCTTTCGCTCATCAGTCTCTCGCGCTAAGGAGGAGACGAAGTCCTCAAATAGACTAGAGGTGCCCAAAAATGGAGCTAATCACACTTGTTCCAATGAAGATAGCTATGAAAATCATCTCGAACCACTCTCCAGACGCGACGATATCTCGCGAGAAACATGACAAATATGAAAACTCACGATGGTACACAACCCCAATTCACTTCAGGGGAATTGAACATCTCTGTGTAGTGTATAGGTTAGATTTGTGATTTTAAGATGAAATAAAGTCGAAGTTGGCAAAAGGTTATCCGACTAGTATATAGAGCACACAGGCTGCAACTGCAATGGAGCTTTATGTCTGTACATTCGACCAAAGCGCCTCCACAACTTCAcatactcttcttcttcttttgccctCCGGGTACTCTTAAACTTTTCACTATATCGATCCTCAAACTTCTTGTGATGACATGCAGTTTGATGATGAGAGTATGAACCAAATAGCTATAGCAAACTAATTGGGATCCCCATCTTGTTGTGACGTATCAAGTGACGATTTTGAAATCGATCAGTGCTATTCATCTCTTCAAACGGCTCTCAGATTCTCACCCGTCACCCGACGTGGGACCAAGAGAAGTTGCTGAAGCTGACTTTCACTGACTACAGGGAACAATGACGCAAAAACTAACCGATTTTACAATTCAAGGCAATTTCgagataagaaaaattactaGCAAAATTAACTATGGACGATAATAATGAAGCTAGACATTTTCGTAATTCGGTCAAAGTGCCGAAACATACTCTTCGGGATTGCCAGCTGCCAAGTAATCCACCATCGCTCAAGTGTTTCCCAATCCCCAATCACACCCAAAGCAAACCACAAGCATTATCCAATAGTCTCTCATAGATAATTCGATTAGAAACTCACTAAAAGAAACCCTAATACTCTTCTTGCTTGCTCTAGTGTTTGCTCACCAAGTAAAATTTCATCTCATAcataaaaagtacataatatttcaaatccaaaataaGAAATCTCTCTTTCGTAAATATGTTCAAACTAGGAAACTACTCAAACTAGGAATTCCTGCACGAGCTGAGACTTGATATATGTACTCAACACTGACTAATCCTCGCAAAGAGAGGTACATTGGCGTTTGTGTTTGTTGATGCGGGAGCAGCGAGAAACTCTAACCACTCTGTCGTGGAACAATAATTTTACAATCGCGTTCATCAAAGAACAAGAACGAAAGAGAAAACCCCAAACCACATGCAGATCCTAGGGAAGCCAGAATTAGAGGCATATATAGGTAAATTACATCTTCAGTACTGATAAAGTAAGACTGTGCAACGACTTAAGATTTTGAAGAACTGGTCTGTGTCTAATACATGCTAACCAAGTATGTTTTAGTTGGTTGTCACCATTTTGGATCAAGGATGAAGCTAGCTAGCTAAACTTGGTAAGGCAGATCGTCCATGGGATACCCACTGAAGATATCCTCAGTCGCGACGTCCATGAAGTTGCTAGACAGCGGCATGGTCGAAGCAAAAGCATCATCAGTGTCGGTTACCTCATTGAATGAGGAATTCATCATACTCGCATACTCCGATTGCTCCTGGTGCAACTGCTGTGATGGCCTAGCTTGATGTTGGACTTGGACACCATAGGAATAATCGCTCCGAAGAGATGCCTCCGCAGAAGAGACCACCTGCTGCTCGTGCCCGAAACCCACAAAACTCAAGTTGAGCGGGCTGCAGCGGTGGGTCGACCCGAAAGAGATGGAGGTGCTAGGGCAGCCAGTGAATTGCTGGACCAGGGCTCTGAAGTTGGTGGTGTTGGCATTAAGGATGGTTGTCGGAGTCTTCTTCGACGCTCTTGATCTTCTTCTGGTTGGCTTTGATTGGCTCTTGATGatgctgttgctgttgttgttgcaGCCGGGGTTGGCGGGATTTTGATCGGTGCTGTTGCTTGAGCTCATGGAGGTGACAATGGTGGAGTCAACAAATTCAGCCTGCGGATCAACGCTCTGCTGGTAATACTGAACCCACTCCTCACTTCCATTGTTGGTCATGACCTGATgatctcttctttttattcaaAGTCTAACGCACTTGTCTTGAAAGGGATTAATTAAGAAGGAGCAAAGCCCATCCAAGTTCCAAAGTATTATATAGTGACTGAGAAAGGGACAAAGTTGTGGTCAAAGGTAAGACAAGTAAACTCTTTGACTATTCCTATGAGACTGAGAGAGATTGATTTAATGGCGAAAGGGAGATGGATAGATAAGAGAGGCTTGGCTTCCGGGAAGCAACATCTGTTAACATCAGTGAGGTCTTCAACATCGTCCCGTGTCCCCCGCCTCAACAATCTTATATTGCATGTGTTGGAATGTGTTTTGCAGCCCCCAAAATAGTCAGAATAGTGTTAGATCGACGACTGATGAAGGGTGTTAGGAACTTTTGCATATGGAAATGGAACTTCTATCCCTTAGCTGTTAAGCGTTGGTGGAAACTAAACTAGGAATCACACAGCTAGCTTTTAGAGTTCGTGGAGAAACCTTAAAATGTCCGAGTCTGTCATTTACATATATATGGCTTGCTGCTCATCTGTGCCTCCCCCTCCCTATCTTCTTCCTAA
The sequence above is drawn from the Rhodamnia argentea isolate NSW1041297 chromosome 9, ASM2092103v1, whole genome shotgun sequence genome and encodes:
- the LOC115755428 gene encoding choline-phosphate cytidylyltransferase 1-like isoform X2 produces the protein MGREEEEEQRQSNATEDRPVRVYADGIYDLFHYGHARSLEQAKKLFPNTYLLVGCCNDELTHKYKGKTVMNEQERYESLRHCKWVDEVIPDAPWVITPEFLDKHQIDYVAHDSLPYADASGAGKDVYEYVKSIGKFKETKRTAGISTSDIIMRIIKDYNKYVMRNLARGYSRKDLGVSYVKEKRLRVNMGIERLREKVKRQREKVGEKIQTVAKTAGMHRNLWVENADRLIAGFLEMFEERCHKMVGELLFLSLLTELAFPISIYRDGFFFVIIRVRRLGTESRSN
- the LOC115755393 gene encoding glycine-rich RNA-binding protein 4, mitochondrial, translating into MWAAPTQIPLPPSLSCSSHGTTNSDKFRRKWNELRVRSSFFDYPLASRIIVRNIPYSLNEGRLLEEFSTFGHVAQVEVAKDEATKRSKGYAFIQYTCQDDAVLALENMDRKKLDGRMVYVELARPRKEAYDRPRTCGPPPPRDDQAAE
- the LOC115755392 gene encoding VQ motif-containing protein 22, which codes for MTNNGSEEWVQYYQQSVDPQAEFVDSTIVTSMSSSNSTDQNPANPGCNNNSNSIIKSQSKPTRRRSRASKKTPTTILNANTTNFRALVQQFTGCPSTSISFGSTHRCSPLNLSFVGFGHEQQVVSSAEASLRSDYSYGVQVQHQARPSQQLHQEQSEYASMMNSSFNEVTDTDDAFASTMPLSSNFMDVATEDIFSGYPMDDLPYQV
- the LOC115755428 gene encoding choline-phosphate cytidylyltransferase 1-like isoform X1 yields the protein MGREEEEEQRQSNATEDRPVRVYADGIYDLFHYGHARSLEQAKKLFPNTYLLVGCCNDELTHKYKGKTVMNEQERYESLRHCKWVDEVIPDAPWVITPEFLDKHQIDYVAHDSLPYADASGAGKDVYEYVKSIGKFKETKRTAGISTSDIIMRIIKDYNKYVMRNLARGYSRKDLGVSYVKEKRLRVNMGIERLREKVKRQREKVGEKIQTVAKTAGMHRNLWVENADRLIAGFLEMFEERCHKMGTKIRDRIQEQLIGQQTRGFLIDKEGNDVEGYDYSEESSEDEESYSEGDEENGNK